Proteins from a genomic interval of Methanoplanus endosymbiosus:
- a CDS encoding hydrogenase maturation nickel metallochaperone HypA/HybF: MHEYSIAYDIFATAKRTALDNSATKINKVHMSVGEMTMVNPEQVVFLFNTMRDEDPLFKDCILEYTDAPVKSVCKCGYEGSEKYVCPNCGSMPEIVDGREIRVTNIEIEVDEE; encoded by the coding sequence ATGCACGAATATTCAATAGCATACGATATTTTTGCAACCGCAAAAAGGACAGCCCTTGACAACTCCGCCACCAAGATAAATAAAGTCCACATGTCTGTCGGAGAGATGACGATGGTCAATCCTGAGCAGGTGGTATTTTTATTCAACACCATGCGGGATGAAGATCCGCTCTTTAAGGACTGTATCCTCGAATATACTGACGCACCCGTAAAATCGGTCTGCAAATGCGGATATGAGGGCAGTGAAAAATATGTATGCCCAAACTGCGGGAGCATGCCTGAAATCGTGGACGGCAGGGAAATCAGAGTCACAAATATCGAAATAGAGGTTGACGAAGAATGA
- a CDS encoding HypC/HybG/HupF family hydrogenase formation chaperone — protein MCIAVPAEVLEIKDGNIAVVDYGELQQEVRIDLIDVKVGEFVLVHVGFAIQKLSREDALQTLQIFKEVYAAMEE, from the coding sequence ATGTGTATTGCAGTTCCGGCAGAAGTGCTGGAGATAAAGGATGGAAATATAGCTGTTGTAGATTACGGCGAACTTCAGCAGGAAGTCAGAATAGATCTCATTGATGTAAAAGTAGGCGAATTTGTACTGGTCCACGTAGGTTTTGCTATCCAGAAGCTGAGCCGTGAGGATGCCCTTCAGACCCTTCAGATCTTTAAGGAGGTCTATGCGGCTATGGAGGAATAA
- a CDS encoding archaeosine biosynthesis radical SAM protein RaSEA translates to MISITTEKPLACWPGTDNYSGAEVKCLTVIFKTSGCRWNKCLMCGYRFERYHDICDEELGKRLIAQVNWVKENFNLSGFDMIKIFTSGSFFDPEEVPPEVLEYAGGVFRGKIVIAETRAEYVERDSVRGFLDAVNDGTHEMPLYIAMGLETTDDFIREKCIDKGLTFDEYKGAAGEVRAAGAGVKTYLMMKPLFLTEKEAIDDMKKSLRECSEYSDMISMNLCTIQGRTEVEHYWKRREYRTPYLWSVLDVLIDADRHILCDPVGGGKVRGPHNCGECDHDIVDGIRTYSLNYDRELLRALFERGCRCKEEWEFVLDEEKPYCMPLTR, encoded by the coding sequence ATGATATCCATTACAACTGAGAAACCTCTGGCGTGCTGGCCTGGCACGGATAACTACAGCGGGGCGGAAGTAAAATGCCTCACAGTGATTTTTAAGACATCGGGATGCAGGTGGAATAAATGCCTGATGTGCGGGTACCGTTTTGAGAGATACCATGATATCTGCGATGAAGAGCTTGGAAAGAGGCTTATCGCGCAGGTGAACTGGGTAAAGGAGAATTTTAACCTCTCCGGTTTTGATATGATCAAGATCTTCACATCCGGAAGTTTCTTTGATCCTGAAGAGGTTCCGCCTGAGGTGCTGGAATATGCGGGCGGTGTATTTAGGGGAAAGATTGTCATTGCCGAGACGAGGGCTGAGTATGTGGAGAGGGACTCTGTAAGGGGTTTTCTGGATGCAGTCAATGATGGCACACATGAAATGCCGCTTTACATTGCAATGGGCCTTGAGACCACTGACGATTTCATCAGGGAGAAATGTATTGACAAGGGTCTGACCTTTGATGAATACAAAGGTGCGGCAGGCGAGGTCAGGGCTGCCGGCGCAGGTGTTAAGACCTATCTTATGATGAAGCCGCTCTTCCTCACGGAGAAAGAGGCAATTGATGATATGAAAAAATCCCTTCGCGAATGTTCGGAATATTCCGATATGATCTCAATGAATCTCTGTACAATACAGGGCCGGACTGAAGTTGAGCATTACTGGAAGAGAAGGGAGTACCGTACGCCATATCTGTGGAGTGTCCTTGATGTCCTGATCGATGCTGACAGGCACATCTTATGCGATCCTGTCGGCGGAGGAAAAGTGCGCGGGCCGCATAACTGTGGTGAATGTGATCATGACATCGTTGATGGCATAAGGACGTATTCACTCAACTACGACCGTGAACTGTTAAGGGCGCTCTTTGAGAGGGGCTGCCGCTGCAAAGAGGAATGGGAGTTTGTGCTGGATGAGGAGAAGCCTTACTGCATGCCTCTGACGAGATGA
- a CDS encoding ornithine cyclodeaminase, translating to MDSSREIELEGHIIDSGIITRVYDKIIDMGGNFELITFDVGKKKQDTSYARLIVTAESEELLEEILSELHRLGAKMPEVEDVTLKAAEADKVVPKGFYSTTNHPTFLKYNDRWIDVEYIEMDCLIIIKPDEDRAVCTPLSRLKKGDLVVIGEKGVRIVPPERSRKVNSFEFMQNTVSSERPSETIIAKIADEMLEIRKNGGKIGIVGGPAIIHTRAAPALAEIIREGYVDVLFGGNALATHDIEYNLFGTSLGMDLDSGKLTPGGHKNHIYAISEVIRAGSIRNAVDQGIIKKGIMYECIKNEIPFILAGSIRDDGPLPDVITDVIEAQEIMREHLHGLDMVIMIGTLLHSVAIGNCLPSFVKTICVDINPASVTKLMDRGTSQAIGVVSDAGAFLPLLAKSLSKKSQE from the coding sequence ATGGATTCTTCCAGAGAGATCGAACTTGAAGGGCACATTATTGATTCAGGCATAATAACCCGCGTATATGATAAAATAATTGATATGGGAGGCAATTTTGAACTAATTACATTTGATGTGGGCAAAAAAAAGCAGGATACAAGTTATGCACGTCTTATAGTAACAGCAGAATCCGAAGAACTCTTAGAGGAAATATTAAGCGAACTTCACCGCCTCGGAGCCAAAATGCCGGAAGTGGAGGATGTCACACTGAAAGCAGCAGAGGCAGACAAAGTGGTCCCAAAGGGCTTTTATTCAACAACAAACCATCCGACATTTCTTAAATATAACGACAGATGGATTGATGTTGAATATATTGAGATGGACTGCCTGATAATTATAAAACCTGATGAAGACAGGGCCGTATGCACACCGCTGTCAAGGCTCAAAAAAGGAGATCTTGTCGTAATCGGGGAGAAAGGTGTCAGAATTGTTCCGCCGGAGAGATCAAGAAAGGTAAACTCCTTTGAATTTATGCAGAATACTGTCTCATCCGAGAGGCCCAGTGAGACGATTATTGCCAAAATTGCGGATGAGATGCTTGAGATCAGGAAAAACGGCGGGAAGATCGGAATTGTTGGCGGCCCTGCAATAATTCATACACGGGCAGCCCCGGCGCTTGCTGAGATTATCAGGGAAGGCTATGTCGATGTCCTCTTTGGAGGTAATGCACTGGCAACCCACGATATAGAGTACAATCTCTTCGGCACATCTCTCGGCATGGATCTTGACTCCGGAAAACTGACTCCCGGCGGGCATAAAAACCACATCTATGCAATCAGTGAGGTAATAAGAGCAGGATCGATCAGGAATGCCGTAGATCAGGGAATAATAAAGAAGGGCATAATGTATGAATGCATAAAAAATGAAATCCCATTCATACTTGCAGGGTCAATACGTGATGACGGCCCGCTCCCGGATGTTATCACCGATGTTATAGAAGCACAGGAGATAATGAGAGAGCATCTGCACGGCCTTGACATGGTAATTATGATTGGAACACTGCTGCATTCGGTTGCGATAGGAAACTGCCTGCCGTCATTTGTAAAGACCATCTGCGTTGATATTAACCCGGCATCAGTGACAAAACTGATGGACAGGGGAACAAGTCAGGCTATCGGTGTTGTAAGCGATGCAGGTGCATTTCTGCCACTCCTTGCAAAATCACTCAGCAAAAAGAGCCAGGAATAA